Within Piliocolobus tephrosceles isolate RC106 chromosome 7, ASM277652v3, whole genome shotgun sequence, the genomic segment CCAGAAAAATTGCAAGCCCTGCCTCTTTGAGCACAGCAATCCTCGAGTGTCAGCCATTCACTCTTCAGCATGAATTAGAGTGACAACCAGGAATGGAGCCAGGTTGGGGGGCACTGACGGGGAAGCTGAAGGCCCAAGGGACAGGGAACACTGGAGGAGGAGGGGCCGGAAACACTGGCGGGGGGAGGGGGCCGGGAAGCTGCATGGAAGGCCCTTCACTGGCCCCAGCGAGGCGGCGCTCGGCCTCACCTTTGCCCAGGCCATTCCCCCTCGCCTGAGCACCCCTTCCCGCTGCCCCCTGCCTCCTTGCGGCCCCGGCCTGGAGGGATCTTCACAGTCCAGTGTGGGACCAAGGGCAGAGGGGTGTCATACCCCAGGCCACGTGCAGAGCTTGCTTGAAGGGCAGGAGTGGGAGCCGGCAGGTAGTGTCTGGGGCTTTGGGCAACCCCTAAGATGGAGCAGGAGAACCTACAGCCCCTGGAGGAGTGGAGTCTAGAGTCCCTGGCCCTGGATGACTTGTGAGCGTGGGTGGGGGGGTCCCAGAGGAGCAAGACCATTCAGGGACTGCTGGGCCACATAAGCCTGGAAGGGACGCCCGCAGCCGGGCTTGGGCTGAGCAGGACACCTGAGCCCTGACCACTTGCTCCTCAGCTCTAGGTGCGTGACCACGTAGGTGCCGACTCGCAGCCCTGGGAATGGCGGCTCGCTCGCTGTGGTGCCTGCTTGCCTGAAAGCCGCCCTGAAGGTTGCCCCTGGGGTCAGTGGGGTTTTTCTGCACGCACAGCCCCGTCCCCCAGCCGCCTCCTTTCTGGACTCCTCTGCCTTGTGGAACCCTGCGTCCCTAGTAAGCCACAGCCTCTTTCTTAACAACGCCAGAGAGCTAGGGGCTGGAGGAAGGTTCCAGAATTGTGCCTGGTGCCTGGTAAGTGTCAAGAATGCTGGTGGCCATGGCGATACCCACTGTTTCTCGGGCATCCGGACCCAGGAAGGAAGCAGCCCTGGCAGCACTCCCAGTTCCACCACCTTGCTGGGCACGCCTCTGCCTCCTCTGGGccagcaccccccaccccagctgcCCCACGTGGCCACAGTTGGGGTTGGTGAGGACAGTACTGGCCTTGGATGACTCAGACACTCACTCTATGACCTTGGCAAGCCCCTTtctccctctgagcctcagtttcctcatttgtaacacGGGATATAAAGTCCAGGACCCTAAACTGGGGATAGGAGACTCTGCCCCGAGCTGAGTCGGGGAGCCCCagtcttttcctcctcctccccctcctgctCGCAGCCACACAGGCCACACAGGCCAGGGTGACACACACGGTCACCCTGAGTGTGTAGGACTTCTCTGTAGCCAAAGGCCTGGCCTGGGGACCCGAGCCCATCTCACCTGCTTTAGTGGCTatggccaggtatgatggcaggGCCTCGGAGCTGGAAGTGCCAGGGACGCCCCACACTCCTCTCCGTCGCCACAGGCCCCCTTCCCCATACACCAGTCCCGAAAGGGCTGGGAACTTGGACACTCGGCAGAAGGCACATGGGAGGCAATCCTGGAGTCCAGCTCCGAGGAGATGACCAGAGGCCCCAGCCAGAGAAAAGCTCCCTCCCTAGTGAAGGCATGGGGACGCATAGTGAGCTGGGCCAGAGCAGCTGGTCACGACCTCTCTGCCCCCGGAGGGGAGAAAAATGGCTCTTTGCATGGGGAGATGGTGGCTGCGACCCGGCATGCCTGGGTTCGTGGCTGTGTGACTTCGTTCTTGGTTTTCTTATCCATAGGACGGGACAGTGAGCACTGCCGTCTGCCTGGGGCAGCAGGTGGGCCGCTCTGAGGCTATTCCTAGAGTGAGGGCTTTGGGAAGATGGTGCAGTCTCTGTGGAAGGAGATGCAAGGGCACTGGAGGAGGTGGGGCTGGTTTTCATTCTGACCCTGCCATTTCCCAGCTGTGGCCCCTGTGTGCGTCACTTGACCCCTCCAGCACCAAGAAATGGATGAAAAATCGTCTGTTCTTTGTGGGTTGTTGTGGGTTCAAGTGTCAACCCAGATATCAAAGTGCTTGCTCACAGCAGAGCGGCCTGTGGGTGTCTGCTGTTCTATCGTGCAATTCACGGAGGCCTCAGGTTGTGGGGGGGGGTCTTGCAGAGACATGCACCCCCCCCCGCACCTCCATTAATGCAACATTAATGCTCCCTGGCCTTTGCTTTCTGTCCTTGTCTTTCCTCCTGTGTGGGTGTTGGAGGGAGCATTGTTGTTGTTAACTCTCTTGGGAATTCCGAGTACCTAAATaatctttgtccttttttcttttttctttttcagctcaTCCTTCCAATCAATGGAATCcactttgcctttttttctgagGAACTCCTTCTGGAGACAAACTGGCCAAAGTGAGGAGCAGCTCCTGGCTACCCCTGTGAGTTTTCAGTGGACGCGCGATACCCCAGGAACAGCAAATCACTGGCATTCAGGCCGCCACATCCCATCTGGAGCCAgtggcagacattgctaatcaacCACAGCACAGTGGCCTTAGACTCAATGCAGTGCTCTGGGTAGCCATCACCAATCAATCGAGATGAAACCGATTGCCACCCCTGGCATGGTGCGTGTCCAGGCTGGCATGCCCAGATAGCCCCGACCTTTAGCCCCTGGCATGAGCCCTGCTGACTAAGCCTCGGGCCCATTAGCCAGGGCCTGGGTGAGGGCGTGAGGGCCAGCACTGAGGATGTGATGACGACCCGAGCCCTTGGAGCTCCTGTGCATGCTGACCACATCACCGCTGCTGGGCTCACACTCTCCTCTGTGCTGGCCGAAGAGGCCGCGGACGGTGGCCTGGAAGCCACTGGTGACGAAGCAGTAGACGATGGGGTCCATGCAGCTGTTGAGGCTGCTGAGGGTCACGGCCACATGGTAGACCACGAGGCTCGCGTGGTGTGGCATGTCGGGCCACAGCGCCACGGCCACCTGGCGGGCATGGAAGGGCGTGAAGCAGACGAGAAAGATGATGAGCACTGTGAGCAAAAGCTGCATGGCGCGCACGCGGCGCTGGCGGCCCTGGCGGAGAAGACCTGGCCGCGACAGTGCACACATGATACGGCCGGTGAACACGCTGATGACCAGCAGGGGCAGAAGGAACTCCAGGACAGTCAGCGCGAAGACACGGCAGCAGGGCCGGGCGCCCGTCATGCCCAGCACTGACAGGGTCACAGCACCGGCGGCCAGCCACACAAAGGCACACACAGCCCTGGCACAGGCAGGCTGGCGGCAGCGGCGGGAGCCTTCAGGCCGCACGATGGCCAGGTAGCGGTCCACACAGATGCAGGTGAGGAAGAGGATGGAGCAGTGCATGTTGAGGAAGTAACCGAGGACGTGGGGGAAGGCGCAGTGCAGGCAGCCCCTGGCGCCGTAGTACACAGCGAAGCGCGTGGGCAGGGACAGCCCCACCAGCAGATCGGTCACCACCAGGTTGATGGTGTAGATGACTGATGGTGTCTTGGCCTGGGTGCGGCAGCAGAAGACGTACAGCGCCAGCCCGTTGAGCACCAGCCCCACCAGGAAGATGGCTCCGTGCACTGCCATCAGCGCCAGCCACAGGCCTGGAAAGGTGCCATGCAGCTCCTCGTCCAGCCGGGCAAACAGGTGGAACAGGGGTACCTCCAGCCCGCTGGCATTGGTCCACACTGTTGTCACTGCGGTGGCATTGGGGACTGTCCTGGCCGAGGGCCCCACTGGAGACACAGAGGGCATGACGGCAGCCTGCACACCCCAGGCCTGGAAGCAAGGAGACCAGGTCACCTCAGGCGCCAGCCTGGCCTTAAGCCCTGCCCTGAGGCCCGGAACTCAGCCAGCCCATCTGCCCCTGCACGCCCAGCAGCCCCCACCTCCACGCCCTCGCCTGGCCCGGGGCCTCAAATGCCTGCTCCCTTGGCTCTACCCAGAGGGAGCCTCGGACGTCAGCAGAAAAGGCACAGGCTTTCAGATTCAGACAcgggttcaaattccagccctGGCACTGGCCAGCATGGAGCCTTGACAAAATGTGGAGGTTTCTGCGACCGTCCtggcaggagcaggaggtggAAACATGTGCAGTGCAGGGCTGTCCTCAGGATGGAGAGCTGATAAGGGCACGACCACGGGGCTCCAGGGTGCAGTTCCAGGGCCTGGCTCCAGCCCCAGCTGTGCCACTGACTAGTGTAAGTGCTCAGGTAGGCCATGTAGCCTCTCTACCTGCTTCCTCATCTATATGACTGTGATGGCGTTGCTGATGGGGTGATGAAGCAAGCGGGTCAGCACAGCAGCACCAGCAGAGTTGGTGGCCGAGGAGCCAGTTCTGCTGGGCCAGAGCCTTGCTGGTGGTGGGGACCTCTGACTGCCCTGCCCACTCCCCTGTCCCCACACCCACCGTCATGGCCCCCATCCTCCGGGACCACCCATCtgttctcccctcctccccgGCCAGCGTCAGGTCAATGCCCTGGACAGGGGTCCTCATGAGGGGCTTTCACAAAGGGAACTAGACTGTCCAGTGGGGCTGGATGGGAGCCAAGGTCCAGTCCCACTGGGCACCCCAGGCTCCTACTGTCCCTGAGAGGCAGGCACCTCTATAATCCCCCCAACCCACAGAAAAGGAGACAGAGGCCCCTGTGGGGTGGCTGGCTGGGGCTGAAGCCTGGAGCCAGGGTGTGAGTCAAATAAACACCAAGCTCCCGTCTGGCCTGGGCAGGGGGGCCGGGGTGGGGAGCAGGCGAGGGGCTGTGCCGGAGCCACCCACTCTGTTTATGTTCCTGCCCTGGCGTGTTTAACTCGGCAGTGATTTATCCCTCTATTTATAAATGAAGGGTTAACGGCCCTACCCCCACCCTGGAGCTGGGCTGACCCTCCAAATAAGGGCATTTCTGGCTTTTTCAGGAGAAAGGAGAAGCCTTTGGGGTAAGGCAGGGTGGGGAGGCTCGTGGGCTGTTTCTTCTGCACAGCGCCCTTCCCCCACCTGCTGGAGAAGGGAGGACCCttgccccttcccttcctggtgGCTGCCTGCTGTAAACACGCTGCGCCCGGCCACTCCCTCCGACCAGTGTGTGGCCCCGTCCCACCCCTGGGGAACAATGAGCCCTGACTTCAAACAGCCCCTGGCCTGGCTCAGGGCAGCAAGGAACTCTTGCTCCACCTCCAGTCAGTGGCCACCTTCTTCCTCAGGGTGAGAGAGGTCAGTGCCTGCATGAGGTCACCCAGCATGCCCTCTGCCTCTGGGACCCCAGCCCTGGGTGCGTGCTACCTCCCTGGGTGGAGGAGTCAAGTGCTGCCCAGGCCTGTGTCCAGCCCCTCCTGCCACCCCCACCACACAAGGGTCCAGGCTCAGCTCCCAGCTCCCCCCGACTGCAAGCGAGCTCTCTATCTCCAGGCCCTGACACGCGGGCATTGATGGGTgcatttgttggatgaatagatCAGTCCTCCCTCAGCCCTGGTGGGCCACCAGAGACAGGGGGTTTGGGGCACAGCAGGCagccaggggaggggagggcacaTGGGGGCTGGGAACCTGGCGTCTCGGGGCTGTGGGCTTCAGGAGCCCCAGAAGGTACCCGGAAGGAGATGGGTCCCTCCTCTGCTGTGGATGAGACACTGTCAGAAAAGGTCCAGGACGCTCCGCAGCTGGACTGAGGGACTGCAGGGCCAAAAAACTATTTTGGGATTCCTTTCTGTGTGCCTTTTGCTTTTCCAATTTGTCTGTACGGGGCCTATATTAGTGTCCCAATTAGAGAGAAATCGTAAACAACACCGAACGTTTCCTCTGGGAGCGAGTCCCAGGGTGACGCTGGCCCCCGGGGATTCTGCCCTCCCAGAAAACTCCCCAGGGCCAGCCCAGCAGGCTCACCAACAACGCTGAGGTGTTGGGGTCCTGGCTAGGGATGTGGGGGCTCTGCGGCCTCTGGAGCTGGGGAGATGGGTAGAATGTGCCGGACACCCCAGAGGCCACAACGGTGAGGGGAGGGAGCTAGTAAAGCATGCGCTGATTCCCAACATTAAGGGTCTGACCCTGATCTCAAACAAAGCTGAGCCCTCATCTTGGTGACACACTGAGCCATGATCCCAGTAAGGTGATGAACCTCGATCCCTGTCCCACTCTGAGCTTGACCCTGGTCACACACTGACCCCAATCCTAATAGCACAATGGGCGTTGATTCCTGTGGCACTCTGAGCCCTGATCCCAGCCATGACCTGGGCCCTTGGCCCAGACCTTCTGTCCCTGTCTCTGCCCTTCTCTCCCAGCTTCGTCTGGCTGTCTCTGTCTCCATATTGTCAgtccccacccacctcccacaGTGACGGATGTCCTGATTTGATTATTAAGGGTCCTCTCTTGGGCTCCCACTCACCACCCTCTTTGTTCAGAAGGAGGAGGAACGCAGGCGGGGACTCCAGACCCTTCACGGGCCCATGGAAGTGGCCCCCTGGCGAGCGACTGGGGAAAGGAGAAAGTTCTGCCCCTCCCGGGACTGCCTGGCTCTGCCTGCAGAAGAGGCACAGACTCTGCTTTCTGGAGGGCCCGAATGACGAGCAGTCACCAGCACAGAGACCCAGGTTTgagtccagctctgccactgcctCAGCTGAGACCTGGGCCTGGTCAGTGAGCCTGACCGTCCTCATCTGCTAAATGGGGTCACTTGTGCCTTCCACAGCTCTGCCTCACCCTGGGAGCCTGGACTGAGGGGAGAGGCATGGTCTTACCCTCAGAGCCAGCCAGAGAGGGGCGGCAGGGCCCTGTCCTCAAGCCAAACCCGGGTGTCGGGGAGATGGCCCtgtctcttccctctttcctggCAGGTACCCTGGGCCTGTCTGAGACAGCAGACTCCATGGCTGGGGCCAACTGGCCAGAGCCCCGTAGGCAGGGGCTGGCACCATGTCCTGACCGTGCTGCCCTGGTACTGGGGCTCAGGGCCTGGAGGCTGTGCCAGGGCTGGGAGGTTTCTCTTCCCCACTGGCCCAGGCCTGCTGTGCTCCCTACCCATACGTAAGTACTTCCCTGGGGACAGAACAGAGGGAACAAGGGCCTGCTCTCCAGGGCTGAGAGTCAGTGAGTGGAGACCCAGCAGGGTGGGGACCTGGAGTGTGGCCATGGAGCCCCAGCTCTGGCCTGGATGGCCCTGCCAAAGCCTGGCTCCATCTCTGAAGGGACTATGTGGCCTTacagtctctgagcctcagtttcctcatctgtagagtgGGCAAAATAGAATCTCCCTTGGGGGTTCCTGTCCTGACGTGCCAGCCCAGAGTAGGGGTTCAGGCACAGGAAGTGATGAAATGATGGGACAAGCTGCCAGCAGGGGACTCAGAGGGCGAGTGGGCGAGCAGCCTAGACCAGGTCCAGCTCCTGCACTACTCACTGCCCCTGCCAGCACGGAGGGAGGGCTCTGACCTGGGTGggttctctctgagcctcagtctctccTCCTGTGAAGGAGGAATGGCCGGACACGCTGCCCTGCAGGGCTGTCTTGGTCCTTGGCTGAGACGGAGCACCAGCTgcaggtgtggtggggcaggggcaggtgcGCTGCggcatctctttcttttctgtttctggccCACCCCTTGAGGTGGGCAGACCCTTAGAGCCCCCACCCCTCCAGGTGGGCACACCGCTGAGAGCCCCAGCCTTTCAAGGCTTTGCTGACTCCTccaggggagggggcagagggtgAAGGAGGATGCCCGTCATGCCCTCCCCATAGGTATCACATCGCAAAACAGCCTTCCAAGGTGGGACTGTCGCTGGCTCGGGGGTTCTCCCTGGGAGGGGCCTGAGGCCTAGActgctgggcagggctggggacgCGCCTCTCcagtcactgcacctgactgaTGCTTCTGCAGGGGAATCTGCTAGCAGGGCCTAAACATTCCACGCGCCCTCCGGGCCCGTCCCCAAGCTGTTCCTGCTCTCTCCCTTTCGGCTTATTCGTGCCCATTTTTAGGCCTTCCCCCTGGACTTGCCTCCTTAAGGAagccttcttcttcctccctggGCTGCCTCTCCCTGGTGCATCCTCCCAGGGCACCCTGCGCTTCCTCAAGCCTGGGACTCATCCTGTAGTGCTGCTGTGTGCTGCAGGCTTCCCCACAGGACTCTGAGCACCTCAAGGCAGGGctgtgggtgggggcagggctccCATCTGTTCCACCAGCCCAGCACCCAGATTGGCCTGGCAGAGAGCGGCACCCGTCTTCCCCTTCGGCTGCATGAACGCCCTGAGAAAGCCCCATCAAGGCTGGCAAGGTGTGGCCTGGTTTCTCACCCTGGCATTCAGGGTGAATGCCACCTGGCCTGGCCCCCTCTGAAACCTACCTACCTAGTATCTTGGTACTGGTCGGGAACTGGGTTCCACTCCCAGCCCCATCCTCACTACCCACAAGTCCTCCCGGCCGAGCAAGGCtgacacctcctccaggaagcccgtCCCAATCACTCTGACCATTGTGTCCACACTTACATTCCTTCCCACCCTCTATCTCCCATCAccattctttcttgcttgctttatctttctttttcctttttttttgctttgtttttggagacagagtgcagtggtgaaatctctgctcactgcgacctccatttcctgggttcaagtgattctcatgcctcagcctccggaatagctgggatgacaggtgcccacgccacacctggctaatttctgtatttttggtagagatggggtttcaccatgttggccaggctagtctcaaacgatctacccacattggcctcccaaagtgctgggattacaggcgtgagctattgcACCTGGTCCCATCACCACTCTTGATGGCAATGGTCTTTGGTTCGCAAGCCAGTTCTACCACCCGCCACCTTCGAGGCCTCGGGCAAATCATTTCGTCACTGGGAGCCC encodes:
- the GPR20 gene encoding G-protein coupled receptor 20, giving the protein MPSVSPVGPSARTVPNATAVTTVWTNASGLEVPLFHLFARLDEELHGTFPGLWLALMAVHGAIFLVGLVLNGLALYVFCCRTQAKTPSVIYTINLVVTDLLVGLSLPTRFAVYYGARGCLHCAFPHVLGYFLNMHCSILFLTCICVDRYLAIVRPEGSRRCRQPACARAVCAFVWLAAGAVTLSVLGMTGARPCCRVFALTVLEFLLPLLVISVFTGRIMCALSRPGLLRQGRQRRVRAMQLLLTVLIIFLVCFTPFHARQVAVALWPDMPHHASLVVYHVAVTLSSLNSCMDPIVYCFVTSGFQATVRGLFGQHRGECEPSSGDVVSMHRSSKGSGRHHILSAGPHALTQALANGPEA